GAATCCCGAGATGTTCACTTTGTCGCCCTTGTTGACGCTTCGGACGATGACGTCGAGGAGTTCGTCGACCGCGGCACCGGCGGTCTTCTTGTCGCCGAGACGCTGCGAAAGCGCGTCGACGAGCTCTGCCTTGTTCACTTTCGGTCCCTCCCGAGACGAACAGTGCGCTCGCAGCCCTGGTAGCGCGAGGGGAGCCTGCTCATTCCGGCCGGCTCTGGCGTCACCGTAAGCCCGGTTTCCGACCTTCGCCACGTGTCCGACGAGCGGCTTCCATGTCCAGGGCTTGAGAATGCGTCGCACGGGATGTCCTCGGTGCCGTTTCAGCGCCGCGACGAGACCGATGGTGAACGCCGGATCTCCTTTGCCCACAAGGAGATCCGGCTATCGCGAATCAACCGAGCCGCGCCGGAAGCGTGGTCGGAAGCCGGGATGGGCGATCCTGCTCGAAAGTGTTGATGTCATCCGCATGACGCAGCGTCAGCGCGATGTCGTCCAGGCCTTCCAGGAGGCGCCACCGCGTGTAGTCGTCCACGTGGAAGCGGACCGTGAGGTCCTTCGCGACGATCGTCTTCTCCCGCAGGTCCACCGTCAACTCGGTGCCGGGCTCGGTCTCCAGCAGCTTCCAGAGCTGCTCGACGTCGGACTGCTCGCACTGCGCGGCGAGCAGTCCCTGCTTGCCCGCGTTGCCCCGGAAGATGTCCGCGAAGCGAGCGGAGACGACGACGCGGAAGCCGTAGTCGCTCAGCGCCCACACGGCGTGCTCCCGGGAGGATCCGGTGCCGAAGTCCGGACCCGCCACGAGGACGCTGCCCGCGCGGAAGGGCTCCTGGTTCAGGACGAAGTGCTCGTCGGTCCGCCAGGCCGCGAAGAGCCCGTCGCCGAAGCCGGTTCGGCTGACGCGCTTGAGGTAGACGGCGGGGATGATCTGGTCGGTGTCGACGTTCGAGCGCCGCAGCGGGACGCCGACACCGGTGTGCGTGGTGAACGCCTGCATGTCGTCGAGATCCTGTTCGTCATCGTGCGTGATGGTGGTGGAGGGCGAGTCGTCGTGCGCCGCACGCGGTCGTCCGGACCCGTGCCCGAGTGCCTCCTCGGGCCCTGGCCGCCGGTCCACGAGAGCCTTCGGTGTCGCCCGCGCGCAAGGTCCGGACGTGCGTGCCGAGCGGTTCCGGACGCCTCAGTTCAGGTCCTCGGGTGAGGACAGCGTGCCGCGTACCGCGGTCGCGGCGGCGACCAGCGGCGAGACGAGGTGGGTCCGACCGCCACGCCCCTGCCTGCCCTCGAAGTTCCGATTGGACGTCGACGCGCTGCGCTCTCCCGGCTTGAGCTGGTCGGGATTCATGCCCAGACACATCGAACAGCCCGCGGAACGCCATTCGGCACCCGCCGTGGCGAACACCTCGTGCAG
This genomic stretch from Actinoalloteichus hoggarensis harbors:
- the leuD gene encoding 3-isopropylmalate dehydratase small subunit, whose product is MQAFTTHTGVGVPLRRSNVDTDQIIPAVYLKRVSRTGFGDGLFAAWRTDEHFVLNQEPFRAGSVLVAGPDFGTGSSREHAVWALSDYGFRVVVSARFADIFRGNAGKQGLLAAQCEQSDVEQLWKLLETEPGTELTVDLREKTIVAKDLTVRFHVDDYTRWRLLEGLDDIALTLRHADDINTFEQDRPSRLPTTLPARLG